In one Brassica oleracea var. oleracea cultivar TO1000 chromosome C9, BOL, whole genome shotgun sequence genomic region, the following are encoded:
- the LOC106318075 gene encoding lysine-specific demethylase 5D isoform X1 has translation MCLVMGKGRAKAVEKRVLDQKLRGSLNVPSGPVYYPTEDEFKDPLDYIHKIKPEAEAYGICKIVPPSSWKPPFGLDLESVKFPTKTQEIHRLQFRPASCNSKTFQLEYSRFVEEHLGKKLKKRVVFEGDDLDLCKLFNAVKRFGGYDKVVKGKKWGEVYQFMSSGEKISKCAKHVLCQLYKEHLHDFEKYHILMNADPAKGCKRNRRCSEFSSSKRRKIKAEVKNPKVQNEGEADQACEQCKSDTHGEVMLLCDSCNKGWHIYCLSPPLNHIPPGNWYCLDCLNTDEDTFGFVPGKCLLLEDFKRIADRAKRKWFGAGPVSRTQIEKKFWEIVEGSGGEVEVMYGNDLDTSVYGSGFPRIGDKRPESVEANVWEEYCRSPWNLNNMPKLKGSMLQAIRHNINGVTVPWLYLGMLFSSFCWHFEDHCFYSVNYHHWGEAKCWYGVPGSAASAFEKVMRKTLPDLFDAQPDLLFQLVTMLSPTVLQENKVPVYTVLQEPGNFVITFPKSFHAGFNFGLNCAEAVNFATADWLPYGGSGAELYRLYRKPAVISHEELLCVVAKANCCDGKGSIHLKKELLRIYSKEKTWREQLWKSGILRSSPMFLPECPDSVGIEEDTTCIICQQFLHLSAIVCNCRPSVFACLEHWKHLCECEPTKLRLVYRYTLAELHGMVQEVEKSGDCKTQETKSSQRPSSGTKRSAASNKKQEGMQVCQARPAEDWLRRASTVLLDVFSSVEYATLLKEAEQFLWGGSEMDRVRDVAKSLIKAKIWAEAVDDCLSKVEGKANNDPEKVHLEFIDELLRVDPVPCFQSGHLKLKDYAEEARKLSEKIDCSLSSSPTITQLELLHSEVTSSPISLRKHKILSKKISSAKMLAKRARCYLAASKAPGIELDELFKLKSEILELQVTLTETEGILDLLKKSELARDKCSKVLSGSISLKNVEELLHEFDGFISINIPELNILRQYHVEALSWISRFNDTMVDVREGKDQEKLISDLSSLLHDGASLGIQVSEIVEGLPLVEVELKKASCREKARTVYAARTSLDFIEQLLSEAVALHIEEEKLFAEISRTLSTARCWEERASSILASETQMYVLKELVRMSVNIDAVLPSLKGIENTISLAETWLQNSEPFLSAASSMSSSPCSLLELPSLKDLVAQSKSLSVQLQEPRILETLLRNCERWQCDNHQLLQDTEDLLATAKTDDGKHSTILPEIMDLITRVASARTSGLSLGLNLEELPKLQTASLKLGWCYETILLGSSSPSPELQEDLGKPSLQKIQQHLEEGQTLKILPEEYHLGKRLVELKDTGQEWAKRARKVVTDSGALALEGVFELISEGENLPVIAEEELQSLRARSMLHCVCLKPYNSRSMVCCGQCGEWYHTYCVKLHWRPEAYVCSACCPVAESSPQIDPLRSMEPKTPSLNHRRARRAVATDAAVGDLQWKSRKRIQRVAKRSPQVFSGHSFFVMFPLEWRT, from the exons ATGTGTTTGGTAATGGGAAAAGGTAGAGCTAAGGCAGTAGAGAAAAGGGTTTTAGATCAGAAACTCAGAGGATCTCTCAATGTCCCGTCTGGACCTGTTTATTACCCGACCGAAGATGAATTCAAAGACCCGTTAGATTATATACACAAGATCAAGCCTGAGGCAGAGGCTTATGGGATCTGCAAGATCGTTCCACCTAGTAGCTGGAAACCGCCTTTCGGTTTGGATTTGGAGTCTGTCAAGTTTCCGACAAAGACGCAAGAGATTCACCGGTTGCAGTTCCGTCCTGCTTCTTGCAACTCTAAGACGTTTCAGCTGGAGTACAGTAGGTTTGTGGAGGAGCATTTAGGTAAGAAGCTGAAGAAGAGAGTTGTCTTTGAAGGGGATGATTTGGATCTCTGTAAGCTGTTTAACGCGGTGAAGAGGTTTGGGGGTTATGATAAGGTTGTCAAGGGGAAAAAATGGGGTGAGGTTTATCAGTTTATGAGCTCTGGTGAAAAGATCTCCAAGTGCGCTAAGCATGTTCTGTGTCAGTTGTATAAAGAGCATTTGCATGATTTTGAGAAATATCACATTCTGATGAATGCAGATCCGGCAAAGGGTTGCAAAAGGAATCGACGGTGTTCTGAGTTCTCCAGCTCAAAGAGAAGGAAAATAAAAGCTGAAGTAAAGAATCCAAAGGTGCAAAACGAGGGAGAAGCTGATCAAGCGTGTGAGCAGTGCAAAAGTGACACACATGGTGAAGTGATGCTCTTGTGCGATAGTTGTAACAAAGGTTGGCATATATACTGTCTCTCGCCGCCGTTGAACCATATCCCACCCGGGAACTGGTATTGCCTTGATTGCTTGAACACTGATGAAGACACTTTTGGCTTTGTGCCCGGTAAATGCTTGCTACTTGAAGACTTTAAGCGCATTGCTGATCGCGCCAAAAGGAAGTGGTTTGGTGCAGGGCCGGTGTCTAGGACGCAGATCGAGAAGAAGTTTTGGGAAATAGTAGAAGGGTCAGGTGGTGAGGTTGAAGTTATGTATGGTAATGACTTGGATACTTCTGTTTATGGGAGTGGTTTTCCTAGAATAGGCGACAAAAGACCAGAATCAGTTGAGGCAAATGTTTGGGAGGAATATTGCCGCAGCCCTTGGAATCTCAATAACATGCCTAAGTTGAAAGGATCTATGCTTCAGGCCATTCGGCATAACATCAATGGTGTTACAGTGCCTTGGCTGTATCTTGGAATGCTCTTCTCTTCTTTTTGTTGGCATTTTGAAGACCATTGTTTTTACTCTGTGAATTATCATCACTG GGGAGAAGCAAAATGTTGGTATGGTGTTCCAGGCAGTGCGGCTAGTGCTTTTGAAAAG GTCATGCGAAAAACCCTACCTGATCTCTTTGATGCTCAGCCAGATTTGCTCTTTCAACTGGTTACTATGTTGAGTCCGACTGTCTTACAAGAAAACAAAGTCCCAGTCTACACAGTATTACAG GAGCCTGGAAACTTTGTGATCACGTTTCCAAAATCCTTCCATGCTGGATTCAATTTCG GTTTAAACTGTGCAGAGGCCGTCAACTTTGCCACTGCCGATTGGCTACCTTATGGTGGTTCTGGGGCGGAGCTGTATCGACTGTACCGTAAACCTGCAGTCATATCTCATGAAGAGCTTCTCTGTGTGGTAGCTAAG GCAAACTGCTGCGATGGCAAAGGGTCAATACATTTGAAGAAAGAATTGCTCAGAATATATAGCAAGGAAAAAACTTGGAGAGAGCAGCTCTGGAAAAGTGGTATTTTGAGATCTTCTCCTATGTTTCTGCCTGAATGCCCTGATTCTGTGGGCATCGAAGAG GATACAACATGTATCATCTGCCAGCAGTTTCTCCATCTTTCTGCTATCGTCTGCAACTGCAGGCCATCCGTTTTTGCATGCTTGGAG CACTGGAAGCACCTTTGTGAATGTGAACCTACAAAACTGCGCCTGGTATATCGTTATACCCTTGCCGAGTTGCATGGAATGGTTCAAGAAGTTGAAAAGTCTGGTGACTGCAAAACTCAAGAAACCAAAAGTTCACAACGGCCAAGTTCAGGCACCAAACGATCAGCTGCTTCTAACAAAAAG CAGGAGGGGATGCAAGTTTGCCAGGCACGACCAGCTGAAGATTGGCTTCGTCGAGCATCAACGGTTCTCCTCGATGTCTTTTCCAGTGTTGAATATGCCACTCTTTTGAAGGAAGCAGAACAGTTTCTTTGGGGTGGATCAGAAATGGACCGC GTACGGGATGTTGCAAAAAGTTTGATCAAAGCAAAGATATGGGCTGAAGCTGTTGACGACTGTCTTTCAAAAGTCGAAGGCAAAGCCAACAATGATCCAGAGAAAGTTCACTTGGAGTTCATCGATGAGTTGCTGAGAGTTGACCCCGTTCCTTGCTTTCAGTCTGGTCATCTTAAATTAAAG GACTATGCTGAAGAGGCTAGGAAGTTGTCTGAGAAAATCGATTGTTCTCTGTCAAGTAGCCCAACG ATCACCCAGCTGGAGCTATTGCACTCCGAAGTCACCAGTTCACCAATATCCCTAAGAAAACACAAGATCTTGTCAAAGAAAATATCTTCCGCAAAG ATGTTAGCTAAAAGGGCGAGATGCTATCTCGCCGCTTCAAAGGCTCCTGGAATTGAATTGGATGAACTTTTCAAGCTAAAGTCAGAG ATATTGGAGCTTCAGGTGACACTTACAGAAACGGAAGGGATCCTGGATTTGCTAAAGAAATCAGAATTAGCCCGTGATAAATGTAGCAAAGTTTTGAGTGGTTCTATATCTCTCAAG AATGTGGAAGAGTTGCTTCATGAATTTGATGGGTTTATTAGCATTAACATTCCTGAGCTGAATATCCTGAGGCAGTACCATGTTGAGGCTTTGTCTTGGATTTCACGCTTTAATGATACAATGGTTGATGTTCGTGAAGGTAAAGACCAAGAAAAGCTGATCAGTGACCTGAGTTCTCTTCTCCACGATGGAGCATCCTTAGGCATTCAAG TTTCTGAAATAGTTGAAGGGCTCCCTCTTGTTGAGGTTGAACTGAAGAAGGCATCTTGTCGGGAAAAAGCGCGAACG GTTTATGCTGCAAGAACGTCTCTGGATTTCATTGAGCAGCTGCTCTCGGAAGCTGTTGC ACTACATATCGAGGAGGAGAAGTTATTTGCTGAGATCTCCAGAACTTTGTCAACGGCGAGGTGTTGGGAGGAAAGAGCAAGCAGTATCCTTGCTAGTGAAACTCAGATGTACGTCCTTAAAGAGCTCGTTAG GATGTCTGTCAACATCGATGCTGTTTTGCCCTCTCTGAAGGGCATAGAGAACACAATTTCTTTGGCTGAAACTTGGCTTCAGAACTCTGAGCCTTTTCTATCTGCCGCTTCCTCTATGTCGTCATCTCCGTGTTCTCTGCTTGAACTTCCTTCATTAAAG GACCTGGTTGCTCAGTCTAAATCGCTTAGTGTTCAACTTCAAGAACCAAGGATTCTTGAAACATTGCTGCGTAATTGTGAGAGGTGGCAGTGTGATAATCATCAGCTCTTGCAAGACACTGAAGATTTGCTGGCCACTGCGAAAACAGATGATGGCAAGCATAGCACGATTCTTCCGGAGATTATGGATTTAATAACCAGAGTGGCCTCCGCTAGAACATCTGGTCTGTCCCTTGGTCTTAATTTGGAAGAACTTCCCAAACTTCAAACGGCAAGTTTAAAACTAGGATGGTGTTATGAGACCATCTTGTTAGGCTCTAGTTCACCTTCCCCTGAG CTACAAGAAGATCTAGGAAAGCCCTCGTTACAGAAAATTCAGCAGCACTTAGAAGAG GGACAAACACTGAAAATATTACCTGAAGAGTATCACTTAGGGAAGAGACTTGTGGAGCTAAAAGACACTGGACAAGAGTGGGCAAAACGAGCTAGAAAA GTGGTGACAGACTCTGGTGCTCTTGCCTTGGAAGGAGTATTCGAGCTTATCTCGGAGGGTGAAAATTTGCCTGTCATTGCAGAGGAAGAACTTCAG TCATTACGAGCTCGAAGTATGCTACACTGTGTTTGCCTAAAGCCATACAACTCAAGATCCATGGTTTGTTGTGGTCAATGTGGCGAATGGTATCACACCTATTGTGTTAAACTTCATTGGCGGCCTGAGGCCTATGTCTGCTCCGCTTGCTGTCCAGTGGCAGAATCCTCTCCACAGATTGATCCCCTTAG ATCAATGGAGCCAAAGACACCGTCACTGAACCATAGACGGGCAAGGAGGGCAGTAGCGACTGATGCAGCGGTTGGTGATTTGCAGTGGAAAAGCCGAAAACGCATCCAAAGGGTAGCTAAACGGAGTCCTCAG
- the LOC106318075 gene encoding lysine-specific demethylase 5D isoform X3 has protein sequence MCLVMGKGRAKAVEKRVLDQKLRGSLNVPSGPVYYPTEDEFKDPLDYIHKIKPEAEAYGICKIVPPSSWKPPFGLDLESVKFPTKTQEIHRLQFRPASCNSKTFQLEYSRFVEEHLGKKLKKRVVFEGDDLDLCKLFNAVKRFGGYDKVVKGKKWGEVYQFMSSGEKISKCAKHVLCQLYKEHLHDFEKYHILMNADPAKGCKRNRRCSEFSSSKRRKIKAEVKNPKVQNEGEADQACEQCKSDTHGEVMLLCDSCNKGWHIYCLSPPLNHIPPGNWYCLDCLNTDEDTFGFVPGKCLLLEDFKRIADRAKRKWFGAGPVSRTQIEKKFWEIVEGSGGEVEVMYGNDLDTSVYGSGFPRIGDKRPESVEANVWEEYCRSPWNLNNMPKLKGSMLQAIRHNINGVTVPWLYLGMLFSSFCWHFEDHCFYSVNYHHWGEAKCWYGVPGSAASAFEKVMRKTLPDLFDAQPDLLFQLVTMLSPTVLQENKVPVYTVLQEPGNFVITFPKSFHAGFNFGLNCAEAVNFATADWLPYGGSGAELYRLYRKPAVISHEELLCVVAKANCCDGKGSIHLKKELLRIYSKEKTWREQLWKSGILRSSPMFLPECPDSVGIEEDTTCIICQQFLHLSAIVCNCRPSVFACLEHWKHLCECEPTKLRLVYRYTLAELHGMVQEVEKSGDCKTQETKSSQRPSSGTKRSAASNKKQEGMQVCQARPAEDWLRRASTVLLDVFSSVEYATLLKEAEQFLWGGSEMDRVRDVAKSLIKAKIWAEAVDDCLSKVEGKANNDPEKVHLEFIDELLRVDPVPCFQSGHLKLKDYAEEARKLSEKIDCSLSSSPTITQLELLHSEVTSSPISLRKHKILSKKISSAKMLAKRARCYLAASKAPGIELDELFKLKSEILELQVTLTETEGILDLLKKSELARDKCSKVLSGSISLKNVEELLHEFDGFISINIPELNILRQYHVEALSWISRFNDTMVDVREGKDQEKLISDLSSLLHDGASLGIQVEGLPLVEVELKKASCREKARTVYAARTSLDFIEQLLSEAVALHIEEEKLFAEISRTLSTARCWEERASSILASETQMYVLKELVRMSVNIDAVLPSLKGIENTISLAETWLQNSEPFLSAASSMSSSPCSLLELPSLKDLVAQSKSLSVQLQEPRILETLLRNCERWQCDNHQLLQDTEDLLATAKTDDGKHSTILPEIMDLITRVASARTSGLSLGLNLEELPKLQTASLKLGWCYETILLGSSSPSPELQEDLGKPSLQKIQQHLEEGQTLKILPEEYHLGKRLVELKDTGQEWAKRARKVVTDSGALALEGVFELISEGENLPVIAEEELQSLRARSMLHCVCLKPYNSRSMVCCGQCGEWYHTYCVKLHWRPEAYVCSACCPVAESSPQIDPLRSMEPKTPSLNHRRARRAVATDAAVGDLQWKSRKRIQRVAKRSPQVHILPWFFSQEPK, from the exons ATGTGTTTGGTAATGGGAAAAGGTAGAGCTAAGGCAGTAGAGAAAAGGGTTTTAGATCAGAAACTCAGAGGATCTCTCAATGTCCCGTCTGGACCTGTTTATTACCCGACCGAAGATGAATTCAAAGACCCGTTAGATTATATACACAAGATCAAGCCTGAGGCAGAGGCTTATGGGATCTGCAAGATCGTTCCACCTAGTAGCTGGAAACCGCCTTTCGGTTTGGATTTGGAGTCTGTCAAGTTTCCGACAAAGACGCAAGAGATTCACCGGTTGCAGTTCCGTCCTGCTTCTTGCAACTCTAAGACGTTTCAGCTGGAGTACAGTAGGTTTGTGGAGGAGCATTTAGGTAAGAAGCTGAAGAAGAGAGTTGTCTTTGAAGGGGATGATTTGGATCTCTGTAAGCTGTTTAACGCGGTGAAGAGGTTTGGGGGTTATGATAAGGTTGTCAAGGGGAAAAAATGGGGTGAGGTTTATCAGTTTATGAGCTCTGGTGAAAAGATCTCCAAGTGCGCTAAGCATGTTCTGTGTCAGTTGTATAAAGAGCATTTGCATGATTTTGAGAAATATCACATTCTGATGAATGCAGATCCGGCAAAGGGTTGCAAAAGGAATCGACGGTGTTCTGAGTTCTCCAGCTCAAAGAGAAGGAAAATAAAAGCTGAAGTAAAGAATCCAAAGGTGCAAAACGAGGGAGAAGCTGATCAAGCGTGTGAGCAGTGCAAAAGTGACACACATGGTGAAGTGATGCTCTTGTGCGATAGTTGTAACAAAGGTTGGCATATATACTGTCTCTCGCCGCCGTTGAACCATATCCCACCCGGGAACTGGTATTGCCTTGATTGCTTGAACACTGATGAAGACACTTTTGGCTTTGTGCCCGGTAAATGCTTGCTACTTGAAGACTTTAAGCGCATTGCTGATCGCGCCAAAAGGAAGTGGTTTGGTGCAGGGCCGGTGTCTAGGACGCAGATCGAGAAGAAGTTTTGGGAAATAGTAGAAGGGTCAGGTGGTGAGGTTGAAGTTATGTATGGTAATGACTTGGATACTTCTGTTTATGGGAGTGGTTTTCCTAGAATAGGCGACAAAAGACCAGAATCAGTTGAGGCAAATGTTTGGGAGGAATATTGCCGCAGCCCTTGGAATCTCAATAACATGCCTAAGTTGAAAGGATCTATGCTTCAGGCCATTCGGCATAACATCAATGGTGTTACAGTGCCTTGGCTGTATCTTGGAATGCTCTTCTCTTCTTTTTGTTGGCATTTTGAAGACCATTGTTTTTACTCTGTGAATTATCATCACTG GGGAGAAGCAAAATGTTGGTATGGTGTTCCAGGCAGTGCGGCTAGTGCTTTTGAAAAG GTCATGCGAAAAACCCTACCTGATCTCTTTGATGCTCAGCCAGATTTGCTCTTTCAACTGGTTACTATGTTGAGTCCGACTGTCTTACAAGAAAACAAAGTCCCAGTCTACACAGTATTACAG GAGCCTGGAAACTTTGTGATCACGTTTCCAAAATCCTTCCATGCTGGATTCAATTTCG GTTTAAACTGTGCAGAGGCCGTCAACTTTGCCACTGCCGATTGGCTACCTTATGGTGGTTCTGGGGCGGAGCTGTATCGACTGTACCGTAAACCTGCAGTCATATCTCATGAAGAGCTTCTCTGTGTGGTAGCTAAG GCAAACTGCTGCGATGGCAAAGGGTCAATACATTTGAAGAAAGAATTGCTCAGAATATATAGCAAGGAAAAAACTTGGAGAGAGCAGCTCTGGAAAAGTGGTATTTTGAGATCTTCTCCTATGTTTCTGCCTGAATGCCCTGATTCTGTGGGCATCGAAGAG GATACAACATGTATCATCTGCCAGCAGTTTCTCCATCTTTCTGCTATCGTCTGCAACTGCAGGCCATCCGTTTTTGCATGCTTGGAG CACTGGAAGCACCTTTGTGAATGTGAACCTACAAAACTGCGCCTGGTATATCGTTATACCCTTGCCGAGTTGCATGGAATGGTTCAAGAAGTTGAAAAGTCTGGTGACTGCAAAACTCAAGAAACCAAAAGTTCACAACGGCCAAGTTCAGGCACCAAACGATCAGCTGCTTCTAACAAAAAG CAGGAGGGGATGCAAGTTTGCCAGGCACGACCAGCTGAAGATTGGCTTCGTCGAGCATCAACGGTTCTCCTCGATGTCTTTTCCAGTGTTGAATATGCCACTCTTTTGAAGGAAGCAGAACAGTTTCTTTGGGGTGGATCAGAAATGGACCGC GTACGGGATGTTGCAAAAAGTTTGATCAAAGCAAAGATATGGGCTGAAGCTGTTGACGACTGTCTTTCAAAAGTCGAAGGCAAAGCCAACAATGATCCAGAGAAAGTTCACTTGGAGTTCATCGATGAGTTGCTGAGAGTTGACCCCGTTCCTTGCTTTCAGTCTGGTCATCTTAAATTAAAG GACTATGCTGAAGAGGCTAGGAAGTTGTCTGAGAAAATCGATTGTTCTCTGTCAAGTAGCCCAACG ATCACCCAGCTGGAGCTATTGCACTCCGAAGTCACCAGTTCACCAATATCCCTAAGAAAACACAAGATCTTGTCAAAGAAAATATCTTCCGCAAAG ATGTTAGCTAAAAGGGCGAGATGCTATCTCGCCGCTTCAAAGGCTCCTGGAATTGAATTGGATGAACTTTTCAAGCTAAAGTCAGAG ATATTGGAGCTTCAGGTGACACTTACAGAAACGGAAGGGATCCTGGATTTGCTAAAGAAATCAGAATTAGCCCGTGATAAATGTAGCAAAGTTTTGAGTGGTTCTATATCTCTCAAG AATGTGGAAGAGTTGCTTCATGAATTTGATGGGTTTATTAGCATTAACATTCCTGAGCTGAATATCCTGAGGCAGTACCATGTTGAGGCTTTGTCTTGGATTTCACGCTTTAATGATACAATGGTTGATGTTCGTGAAGGTAAAGACCAAGAAAAGCTGATCAGTGACCTGAGTTCTCTTCTCCACGATGGAGCATCCTTAGGCATTCAAG TTGAAGGGCTCCCTCTTGTTGAGGTTGAACTGAAGAAGGCATCTTGTCGGGAAAAAGCGCGAACG GTTTATGCTGCAAGAACGTCTCTGGATTTCATTGAGCAGCTGCTCTCGGAAGCTGTTGC ACTACATATCGAGGAGGAGAAGTTATTTGCTGAGATCTCCAGAACTTTGTCAACGGCGAGGTGTTGGGAGGAAAGAGCAAGCAGTATCCTTGCTAGTGAAACTCAGATGTACGTCCTTAAAGAGCTCGTTAG GATGTCTGTCAACATCGATGCTGTTTTGCCCTCTCTGAAGGGCATAGAGAACACAATTTCTTTGGCTGAAACTTGGCTTCAGAACTCTGAGCCTTTTCTATCTGCCGCTTCCTCTATGTCGTCATCTCCGTGTTCTCTGCTTGAACTTCCTTCATTAAAG GACCTGGTTGCTCAGTCTAAATCGCTTAGTGTTCAACTTCAAGAACCAAGGATTCTTGAAACATTGCTGCGTAATTGTGAGAGGTGGCAGTGTGATAATCATCAGCTCTTGCAAGACACTGAAGATTTGCTGGCCACTGCGAAAACAGATGATGGCAAGCATAGCACGATTCTTCCGGAGATTATGGATTTAATAACCAGAGTGGCCTCCGCTAGAACATCTGGTCTGTCCCTTGGTCTTAATTTGGAAGAACTTCCCAAACTTCAAACGGCAAGTTTAAAACTAGGATGGTGTTATGAGACCATCTTGTTAGGCTCTAGTTCACCTTCCCCTGAG CTACAAGAAGATCTAGGAAAGCCCTCGTTACAGAAAATTCAGCAGCACTTAGAAGAG GGACAAACACTGAAAATATTACCTGAAGAGTATCACTTAGGGAAGAGACTTGTGGAGCTAAAAGACACTGGACAAGAGTGGGCAAAACGAGCTAGAAAA GTGGTGACAGACTCTGGTGCTCTTGCCTTGGAAGGAGTATTCGAGCTTATCTCGGAGGGTGAAAATTTGCCTGTCATTGCAGAGGAAGAACTTCAG TCATTACGAGCTCGAAGTATGCTACACTGTGTTTGCCTAAAGCCATACAACTCAAGATCCATGGTTTGTTGTGGTCAATGTGGCGAATGGTATCACACCTATTGTGTTAAACTTCATTGGCGGCCTGAGGCCTATGTCTGCTCCGCTTGCTGTCCAGTGGCAGAATCCTCTCCACAGATTGATCCCCTTAG ATCAATGGAGCCAAAGACACCGTCACTGAACCATAGACGGGCAAGGAGGGCAGTAGCGACTGATGCAGCGGTTGGTGATTTGCAGTGGAAAAGCCGAAAACGCATCCAAAGGGTAGCTAAACGGAGTCCTCAGGTTCATATCCTTCCGTGGTTTTTCTCTCAAGAACCAAAATAA